In Sphingobacteriales bacterium, a genomic segment contains:
- a CDS encoding DUF2892 domain-containing protein, protein MKCNMGIFDRVARAAIAVILILLVAFKTVTATWLIVVLIAIAAIFILTAIFAFCPLYLPLKINTKCKAKTTEEKTE, encoded by the coding sequence ATGAAATGTAACATGGGAATTTTTGACAGAGTAGCCCGTGCTGCTATTGCTGTTATCTTGATTTTACTTGTTGCTTTTAAAACAGTTACAGCTACCTGGCTGATAGTGGTTTTGATTGCCATTGCTGCCATCTTTATTCTGACAGCTATTTTTGCCTTCTGCCCATTATACCTCCCATTGAAAATCAACACTAAATGCAAGGCAAAAACCACTG